The Acidobacteriaceae bacterium nucleotide sequence GCGTAATGCTGTGGCGCAAGCGCTGCCCGCAGGCGCGCCGACCGTTCCGTATGTGGCTGTATCCGCTGCCTCCACTGCTTGCGTTGTGCGGTTTTGCGTACATTGTGGCCAGCCGTACGAAGGCTGCCAGCCAGATCTGGCTGACGCTTGTCATCGCGGTCGTCGGCTCGGTGATTTTTTTCATGCGCCGAAGCTCGCCGAAAGAGAATCTATAACTCTCTCTGGTGCGTCGATATGATGAGGGTGCTGCTCGACGGGATATCACCCGAACGAACGTCCTCAGGAGGACAGGCCGATGCTGATCAGAACAACCCAGGAAATTCCTTCCAGCGAAATTACTCCGAGGGACACGGTGCGGGCGTTTCAGCGCAGCCGCCGCGAAGTGCTGATGGGCATGGGCGCTGTGGCAGGAGCCGCGCTGCTTCCTGCTAAGGCCTTCGCACTCAACAAGCTCGCCGTCACGCCGAACGGCAAGTACGTCGTAAACGAGCAGATGACACCGCAGGGCAAGGCCCAGAGCTACAACAACTTTTACGAGTTCGGCACGGACAAGAGCGATCCCTCGGAGAACGCTGGCTCGCTGCACACGCGGCCGTGGACGATCAAGATCGAAGGGCTGATTCAGAAGCCGCTCACCTTCGATATCGACACCGTGCTGCGCTATCGCCCGCTCGAGCAGCGCGTCTACCGCTTCCGCTGCGTCGAGGCGTGGTCGATGGTGATCCCGTGGGACGGCTATCCGCTCGCTGAACTCATCAAGGCCGCTAACCCTTTGCCCAGCGCGAAGTTCGTGCAGTTTGTCTCTCTCGCAGACTCTAAGCAGGAGAAGCTGCCCAGCGGCTTTGACTGGCCCTACGTCGAAGGCCTGCGTATGGACGAAGCGATGAATCCGCTGACGCTGCTGACCTTCGGCAGCTACGGAGAAACGCTCGCGAACCAGCAGGGCGCACCGATCCGCGTGATCGTGCCGTGGAAGTACGGCTTCAAGAGCGCGAAGTCGATCGTGAAGATTCGCTTTACGGACAAGCAGCCGGATACGACGTGGAACCAGATGGCTCCCAGCGAGTACGGCTTCTACTCCAACGTGAACCCGTACGTTGACCACCCGCGCTGGTCGCAGGCGCATGAACGCCGCCTTGACTCCACCAACAGCCTCTTCCCGAAGACGATCCCGACGCTGCCCTTCAACGGCTATGGCAATGAAGTCGCCGGGCTGTATGCTGGGATGGATCTCAAGAAATTTTTCTAGAGGAGTCGGATGCCGTCCAAAGCGATCCCCTGGCTGAAGGCCGTCGTGCATGTACTTTGTCTGCTGCCGTTCTTGAAGCTGCTGCAGATGTATCACTCGGGCGCGCTCGTCGAGCTCACCGACCCTGTGCAGTACATGACGCACTTCACCGGCAACTGGGCGCTCTGGATTCTGCTGGCCGATCTTGCCATCACACCGCTGCGCCGCCTGTCACCGAAGCTCGGCTGGCTGATCCGCTTCCGTCGCATGGTGGGGCTCTACGCGTTCTTCTACGCGACGTTGCATCTGCTCATCTACGTCTTCCTTTTCTCGGGCTATGACGTTCCGACAGCGTTGGAAGGTCTGAAAGCGCACCACTACGGCGAGCCTTTCCACCAGCTTTCGCTGGTCTGGCCGACGATTTGGGACGATCTGCTGAAGCGCAAGTTCATCCAGGTCGGCCTGCTCACCTGGACGATTCTCCTGGCCCTGACCATCACCAGCCCGCAACGCGTCCTGCGAGCGATGGGCGGCAAGAACTGGCAGCGGTTGCACCGTCTGGTGTATCTCGCTGGCTTCCTCGCGCTCATGCACTTCTGGTGGTCGGTGAAGGCTGGCGTCAAGGCGCCGATGGCCGACACCATCGTGTTTTTTGCGCTCATGCTCGCTCGTATTGCCTGGACGCTGATCAAAAAGTACAAAAAACGCCCTGTGTTGAAGCCCGCCTAAGCAACTTGCATTTGCCAGCGGGGTTCTCACAGGTTGAGAATTCCTCCGTAGCGATCGAGGTGTTTTGCGATGAAGCTGATTCCGCTGGCGTTAGTTCTTTCGAGCATGGTGGCATCGGGTGCGATCGCGCACTCGCAAATGATGACCGACGCGGCGACGCAGCAGGACGCGCCGTCGATGCAGAATGAGGCGCCACCTCCGACGCCGGCGCAGATGCATGCAGCCCAGACTTTCGCGGGCAAGAGCAAGGCCGCGTTCCCTCCGAAGCCTGCAGCCCACGCTGAGTTGGCTTCGTTGAGCCAGCGTGAACGCGCCGTACAACTGCTCAATCGCTTCGCCTACGGTCCGCGCCCCGGCGACGTCGACCGCGTCCTTGCCATGGGTACGGACAAGTGGCTGGAGCAGCAGCTTAATCCCGATAGCTACAAGGACGCCGCTCTCACGAAACGTCTGGCTGATTTCCCCACGTTGAACATGTCTCCAAGCAGCGCGATGGCGGTTTATCCGTTCGTGTCGCAGGTGAACATGACTTCGGACGGCAAGATTCCTTTTCCGGCTGATCCGCTGACGAACGCCGTGATGGAGGTGCAGGTGGCGAAGTATCAGGCTTCGCGAACGCACCGTGCGCCCGATGGCACGGTGGTACCCAAGCCCATCCTGAGTGACGACGAGATTGCCGCAAAGAAGAAGCAGGAGAAGGAAGCCGCAACGCGGCTTGCGGCTGGTCTGCTGGTGTTGCCGAAGAATGAGCGGATGGCGGCGATCGTGAAGATGCCGGTCGACGATCGCATCGCGCTCACCCGCAACGGCAGCCTGAGCGGTGAGCAGCGTCGGATGCTCTTTGCCGACTTCAACCCGCGCGAACGCGAGACCTTCATCGCCATGAGCGGAGAGACGAACTCGGCCTACTTCCTTCGCGACGAGCTTTCGCAGGCACGGATGCTGCGCGACATCCTGAGCGAGCGGCAACTCGAGCAGGTGATGACGAACTTCTGGTTCAACCACTTCAACGTCTACATGCCGAAGGACGGCGACCAGTGGTACACCGCCAGCTATGAGCGCGATGTGATTCGCAAGAACGCGCTGGGCAAGTTCAGCGACCTGCTGCTGGCCACAGCGGAGTCTCCGGCGATGATGGTTTATCTCGACAACTATCAGTCGATCGGTCCTGATTCACTGGCGAACGGCGTCGATCCGAAGAACCCGAACAGCAAGCGCGGTAACAAGGGATTGAACGAAAACTACGGCCGTGAGGTGATGGAACTTCACACGCTGAGCGTCAACGGCGGCTACTCGCAGGCAGACGTTACAACGCTCTCGGCGATCCTCACCGGCTGGGGTGTGGACCGCGCCAACCAGGGCGGCGGCTTCGCGTTTGACCCAAGGCGGCATGAACCCGGGCCGAAGTACTGGCTCGGTTACCGCATCGATGACGACGGCATGGCCACGAAGTTGAAGCCAGGCGATCCGATTCCGAAGCAGGCCTTTGGGCCGAGCGATGACGTTGCCACCGCCGCCAGCATGAAGCAGGGAATTACTGCGCTGAAGATACTGGCGGCAAGCCCGAAGACCGCGCACTTTGTCTCTTACCTCATGGCGCAGTACTTCCTTGCGGACACACCTCCAGACGCGCTTGTGGCGCGGCTTGAGAAGACCTACATGGACTCCGATGGCGACATCAAAGCGATGTTACGTACGCTCGCGCACTCGCCCGAGTTCAACGCCAGGCAGTACTTCCACAACAAGGTGAAGACGCCGGAAGAGTTCGTCGCCTCTGCGTTTCGTGCAACGGCGACGACGCCCGACAATCCATCGCAGCTCGTGAACTCGATCAAAGAGTTGGGCGAGCCGCTCTACGCCAAGCTGGAGCCGACGGGCTACTACCTGACGGCAGATGTCTGGATGAACTCCAACGCGTTGAAGGACCGTTTGAACTTTAGCTACAACCTCACGACCGGCCGTTACGGCGGACAGAAGTTCGATGCGCCGAAGCTGCTGGCGATCGGTCTGATGACGCCTTCAGGAGCCGGGCAGATCGCCGCTCCGCAGCCGATGCCAGCCTCCTCGCCAGTATCGGCTACGCACGCTGCGCCTGCAAAGCGTGTGGCATGGGCCGGGGAAGAACAGCAGGCCGCACCCATGCAAAAGCCCGCTCCTGCAACGTTGAGTACGGGATCTCAGGTAACGATGCGCGTGCTTGAAGCCACGATGATGGGGACGCCTGTCTCGTCGCAGACCAACCAGTTGATTCAGGCCGAGATGGTTCGCCAGGGCGAAGGCGATCCCGTGCAGGCGCTCAACGTATTGTCTGCGTTGGTCATGGGCTCACCGGAGTTCCAGTTGCGTTAGAGAAAAGCTTGCGTGAAGAAGGCCTGACGGCGATATGATCTGCAGAATATCGCTCTGAAATCTTTTGCACGACAAGGACAACGCATGATCGTTGACACTGCCGCTCCGCTTGAAGCGCAGCCTGTTCACTGGACTCCTCTTACGCGCTTTCTCTTTCGCTTCGCGTTTTTGTTCTTCTTCTGCTTTCTGTTTGCCTTCGGGAACGGCTCCTTGCTGGAGCTCTTTCCCGTCGTCGGTAATTGGATCAGCACGGGGATTGAGTGGCCGTTCCAGCACCTGAGCGTGTGGTTGGCCGCACACCTGTTTCATGTGCAGGGCATCGGGGCTCACTTTCATCCGACGGGCTCGGGCGACACCGCCGTGCAATGGATTCTGCAGGGTGTCTTCCTCGCCTTTGCGCTAGGCGGAGCCATTGTCTGGACGATCCTTTCGCACCTGCGCGGCAAGCGGGTCGAGTACCAGATGCTCTACGCCTGGCTGCGTTTTCTGCTGCGCCTCACCTGTGCGCTCTTCATGTTCTCCTACGGCACGGCAAAGCTCTTTCCCATGCAGATGGCGCCGCCTTCCATCGCCATTCTCAAT carries:
- the msrP gene encoding protein-methionine-sulfoxide reductase catalytic subunit MsrP: MLIRTTQEIPSSEITPRDTVRAFQRSRREVLMGMGAVAGAALLPAKAFALNKLAVTPNGKYVVNEQMTPQGKAQSYNNFYEFGTDKSDPSENAGSLHTRPWTIKIEGLIQKPLTFDIDTVLRYRPLEQRVYRFRCVEAWSMVIPWDGYPLAELIKAANPLPSAKFVQFVSLADSKQEKLPSGFDWPYVEGLRMDEAMNPLTLLTFGSYGETLANQQGAPIRVIVPWKYGFKSAKSIVKIRFTDKQPDTTWNQMAPSEYGFYSNVNPYVDHPRWSQAHERRLDSTNSLFPKTIPTLPFNGYGNEVAGLYAGMDLKKFF
- a CDS encoding sulfoxide reductase heme-binding subunit YedZ, which encodes MPSKAIPWLKAVVHVLCLLPFLKLLQMYHSGALVELTDPVQYMTHFTGNWALWILLADLAITPLRRLSPKLGWLIRFRRMVGLYAFFYATLHLLIYVFLFSGYDVPTALEGLKAHHYGEPFHQLSLVWPTIWDDLLKRKFIQVGLLTWTILLALTITSPQRVLRAMGGKNWQRLHRLVYLAGFLALMHFWWSVKAGVKAPMADTIVFFALMLARIAWTLIKKYKKRPVLKPA
- a CDS encoding DUF1800 family protein — protein: MKLIPLALVLSSMVASGAIAHSQMMTDAATQQDAPSMQNEAPPPTPAQMHAAQTFAGKSKAAFPPKPAAHAELASLSQRERAVQLLNRFAYGPRPGDVDRVLAMGTDKWLEQQLNPDSYKDAALTKRLADFPTLNMSPSSAMAVYPFVSQVNMTSDGKIPFPADPLTNAVMEVQVAKYQASRTHRAPDGTVVPKPILSDDEIAAKKKQEKEAATRLAAGLLVLPKNERMAAIVKMPVDDRIALTRNGSLSGEQRRMLFADFNPRERETFIAMSGETNSAYFLRDELSQARMLRDILSERQLEQVMTNFWFNHFNVYMPKDGDQWYTASYERDVIRKNALGKFSDLLLATAESPAMMVYLDNYQSIGPDSLANGVDPKNPNSKRGNKGLNENYGREVMELHTLSVNGGYSQADVTTLSAILTGWGVDRANQGGGFAFDPRRHEPGPKYWLGYRIDDDGMATKLKPGDPIPKQAFGPSDDVATAASMKQGITALKILAASPKTAHFVSYLMAQYFLADTPPDALVARLEKTYMDSDGDIKAMLRTLAHSPEFNARQYFHNKVKTPEEFVASAFRATATTPDNPSQLVNSIKELGEPLYAKLEPTGYYLTADVWMNSNALKDRLNFSYNLTTGRYGGQKFDAPKLLAIGLMTPSGAGQIAAPQPMPASSPVSATHAAPAKRVAWAGEEQQAAPMQKPAPATLSTGSQVTMRVLEATMMGTPVSSQTNQLIQAEMVRQGEGDPVQALNVLSALVMGSPEFQLR